In one window of Streptomyces roseofulvus DNA:
- a CDS encoding RICIN domain-containing protein, whose product MSNSKHGRIRGRHRRRWSATALVIGVPAAVVPYLLLTQDDSQAATVDAGAYYRLVSVRSGKVLDVNGFSTADGTRIQQWTDQNTANQQWRLRSTGDGYHELVNRNSGKVLGVAGGSTARSAAAEQQTDSASRSQEWRIDTVGGSDAVTFTSRASGLVLDVSGGSTAQGAGIIQYPGRGTANQQWKLVKVATAPSAAAGPYRWRNAQVVGGGYVTGLVFNPRAKGLLYARTDMGGAYRWDAAAEQWIPLTDWLGEKDWNLLGIDALATDPVDPDRLYLATGTYTNEWAGNGAILRSTDRGRTFRRTDLPFKLGGNEDGRGAGERLVVDPSDHRVLLLGTRKNGLWRSTDSGATWRQVSSFPVKDGAGTGAGVSFVTYGPAGSRTIYVGVADRSASLYRSTDGGSTWHAVPGQPTGRLPQHGVLSGDGSLYLTYTDNLGPNGVTGGSVWKYAGGTWKDVSPSRGGYGFSGLAVDPRRPSTVMVTTLGRWWPEDEIYRSTDGGTTWKALADKTVRNASAAPYIGDHTGHWMTALAIDPFDSGHVLYGTGNGIWRSEDAAATDTGGTSHWTPGARGLEETALMDAVAPPGGATVVTAMGDQGGFRHVDLNKVPAGRLSSPMMTNSTDIDFAQSTPSTMVRVGRGGAQDGAYSTDGGISWKGFGSEPVAGAQDGRVALAADGTTVVWTQAGEVPYRSTDRGASWSRVGGLGTDAVVVADRASARTFYSLSGGTLHASTDGGATFTARATGLPADGRLTAVPGVAGDLWIAGGGRGLLHSTDGGRTFTALTTVKSASALGFGKAAPGASYQALYLIGTVKDVTGVFRSTDKGATWLRVNDDAHQWGSIGGVGVITGDPDTYGRVYVGTNGRGLQYGDPS is encoded by the coding sequence ATGAGCAATTCCAAGCACGGCAGGATCCGCGGGCGTCACCGCCGCCGCTGGAGCGCCACCGCCCTGGTGATCGGCGTCCCCGCCGCCGTCGTCCCGTACCTGCTGCTCACGCAGGACGACTCCCAGGCCGCGACCGTCGACGCCGGCGCCTACTACCGGCTGGTGTCGGTGCGCAGCGGCAAGGTGCTGGACGTCAACGGCTTCTCCACCGCCGACGGCACCCGGATCCAGCAGTGGACCGACCAGAACACCGCCAACCAGCAGTGGAGGCTGCGGTCCACCGGGGACGGCTACCACGAGCTGGTGAACCGCAACAGCGGCAAGGTGCTGGGCGTGGCGGGCGGCTCGACCGCGCGGTCCGCCGCCGCCGAGCAGCAGACCGACAGCGCGTCCCGTTCCCAGGAGTGGCGGATCGACACGGTGGGCGGTTCCGACGCCGTCACCTTCACCTCCCGCGCCAGCGGCCTCGTCCTGGACGTCTCCGGAGGATCCACGGCCCAGGGCGCGGGGATCATCCAGTACCCCGGCAGGGGCACCGCCAACCAGCAGTGGAAGCTGGTCAAGGTGGCCACCGCCCCGTCGGCCGCGGCCGGACCGTACCGGTGGCGCAACGCGCAGGTGGTCGGCGGCGGTTACGTCACCGGGCTGGTCTTCAACCCCCGGGCGAAGGGGCTGCTGTACGCCCGCACCGACATGGGCGGCGCCTACCGCTGGGACGCCGCCGCCGAGCAGTGGATCCCGCTGACCGACTGGCTCGGCGAGAAGGACTGGAACCTGCTGGGCATCGACGCGCTGGCCACCGACCCCGTCGACCCCGACCGGCTCTACCTCGCGACCGGCACCTACACCAACGAGTGGGCCGGCAACGGAGCGATCCTCCGTTCCACCGACCGCGGCCGCACCTTCCGGCGCACCGACCTGCCGTTCAAACTGGGCGGCAACGAGGACGGGCGCGGAGCCGGCGAGCGGCTCGTGGTCGACCCGTCGGACCACCGCGTGCTGCTGCTGGGCACCCGGAAGAACGGCCTGTGGCGCAGCACGGACAGCGGCGCGACCTGGCGGCAGGTGTCGTCGTTCCCCGTCAAGGACGGGGCGGGCACCGGCGCCGGCGTCTCCTTCGTGACGTACGGTCCGGCCGGCAGCAGGACGATCTACGTCGGCGTCGCCGACCGCTCGGCCTCCCTCTACCGCTCCACCGACGGCGGCTCCACCTGGCACGCCGTCCCCGGGCAGCCCACCGGCCGACTGCCGCAGCACGGCGTGCTCTCCGGCGACGGCTCGCTGTACCTGACGTACACCGACAACCTCGGGCCCAACGGCGTGACGGGGGGCTCGGTCTGGAAGTACGCCGGCGGGACGTGGAAGGACGTCTCCCCGTCCCGGGGCGGCTACGGGTTCTCCGGCCTCGCCGTCGACCCGCGCAGGCCGTCCACGGTGATGGTCACCACCCTCGGCCGCTGGTGGCCCGAGGACGAGATCTACCGCTCCACCGACGGCGGCACGACCTGGAAGGCGCTGGCGGACAAGACGGTGCGGAACGCCTCCGCCGCTCCCTACATCGGCGACCACACCGGGCACTGGATGACCGCCCTGGCCATCGACCCCTTCGACTCGGGGCACGTGCTGTACGGCACCGGCAACGGCATCTGGCGCAGCGAGGACGCCGCCGCCACCGACACCGGCGGCACCAGCCACTGGACCCCGGGGGCGCGGGGACTCGAGGAGACCGCCCTGATGGACGCGGTCGCCCCGCCCGGCGGCGCCACGGTGGTCACCGCCATGGGCGACCAGGGCGGTTTCCGCCACGTCGACCTGAACAAGGTGCCGGCCGGGCGGCTGAGCAGTCCGATGATGACCAACAGCACGGACATCGACTTCGCCCAGTCCACGCCGTCGACGATGGTCCGCGTCGGCCGCGGCGGCGCGCAGGACGGCGCCTACTCCACGGACGGCGGCATCAGCTGGAAGGGCTTCGGGTCCGAGCCGGTGGCCGGTGCCCAGGACGGCCGGGTCGCGCTCGCGGCCGACGGCACGACCGTCGTCTGGACCCAGGCCGGCGAGGTTCCGTACCGGTCGACCGACAGGGGAGCGAGCTGGTCGAGGGTCGGCGGACTGGGCACCGACGCCGTCGTCGTCGCCGACCGGGCCTCGGCCAGGACCTTCTACTCCCTGTCCGGCGGCACGCTGCACGCCAGCACCGACGGCGGGGCGACCTTCACCGCCCGGGCCACCGGCCTGCCGGCCGACGGCCGGCTCACGGCCGTGCCCGGCGTCGCCGGAGACCTGTGGATCGCCGGCGGCGGCCGGGGGCTGCTGCACTCCACCGACGGCGGCCGCACCTTCACCGCGCTCACCACGGTGAAGTCCGCCTCCGCCCTCGGCTTCGGCAAGGCCGCACCCGGCGCCTCCTACCAGGCCCTGTACCTGATCGGCACGGTCAAGGACGTCACCGGCGTCTTCCGCTCCACCGACAAGGGCGCCACCTGGCTCCGCGTCAACGACGACGCCCACCAGTGGGGCAGCATCGGCGGCGTCGGCGTCATCACCGGAGACCCGGACACCTACGGCCGCGTCTACGTCGGCACCAACGGCCGCGGCCTCCAGTACGGCGATCCCTCCTGA